DNA sequence from the Bacteroidales bacterium WCE2008 genome:
GGAATTCCTGAAAAGCGAATTCAAATACATCCGTTCGTTCACCAAAGACATCTTCACTTCTTTCGAAGAGAAGAGCATCGTCGCCCAGGGCGAAGTGATGAGCACCGGCATGATGGCCGCATACATGAAAGAAACAGGTAAAGACGCAGTCCTGCTCTCCGCTCTCGATTTCATGAGAATCGACAAGAACGGAGAGCCGGATATGCCTTACATCCGCGAGAAACTCACAGAGGTGATGAAGAAGAACGCAGGTCACCAGATCTACATCACCCAGGGATTCATATGCCGTAACTCATACGGCGAAATCGACAATCTCCAGCGCGGAGGCTCAGATTACACGGCCTCTCTCGTAGGAGCAGCCCTCGAGGCCAGCGAAATCCAGATCTGGACGGACATCGACGGCATGCACAACAACGACCCGAGAGTCGTCGACCATACCGAGCCTGTCCGCCAGCTCAACTTCGAAGAGGCGGCTGAGCTTGCCTACTTCGGAGCCAAGATCCTTCACCCGACCTGCATCCAGCCGGCCAAGTTCGCCGGCATCCCCGTAAGGCTCAAGAATACCATGGACCCGGACGCCCCGGGAACAATCATCGACAATGTCATGATGCGCGGCACCATAAAGGCTGTCGCCGCTAAGGACAACATCACGGCGATCAAGATCCGCAGTTCAAGGATGTTGCTTGCCACCGGTTTCCTCCGCAAGGTATTCGAAATATTCGAAAGCTACCAGACCCCTATCGACATGATCGCCACCAGCGAGGTCGGCGTATCCATGAGTATTGACGATACGACCCATCTCAGCGAGATCGTCGATGAGCTTAAGAAATTCGGCACGATCACCGTCGACAACGGAATGTGCATAGTCTGCGTCGTGGGTGACCTCGACTGGAGCAACGTCGGCTTCGAGACTCTTGCTACCGATGCCATGAAAGATATTCCGGTCTGCATGATCTCCTATGGCGGATCCGACTGCAACATTTCGTTCCTGATCAAGTCCGTCGACAAGAAACGCGCTCTCCAGAGCCTCAGCGATACCTTATTCAAGAAGAAATGATGGCAGAAAGATTCCCGATCGACAAATTGCAGCTGATTGAGACCCCTTTCTACTATTATGATACAGAACTCCTCAGGGAAACGTTAGAGACCATAAAAGCCGAAATCCGGAATTATCCCGGATACCATGTGCATTATGCGGTCAAGGCTAACGCGAACCCGAAGATTCTGAAGATAATCCGGGAAGCGGGCTTTGGCGCCGACTGCGTCAGCGGCGGCGAAATCAAGGCTGCTATCCAGGCAGGATTCCCTGCCGGGAGCATAGTCTATGCCGGAGTCGGCAAAAGCGACTGGGAGATAAATCTCGGTCTCGATCTCGGTATAGGCTGTTTCAATGTGGAGAGTCTGCCGGAGCTGGAGATAATCAGCGCTCTGGCGAAAGGACGCGGCACTACCGCCAACGTGGCTTTCCGCATCAATCCCAACGTCGGTGCCCATACGCACCCGAACATCACCACCGGCTATGCCGAGAACAAGTTCGGAATCCCGATGAGGGACATGGAGGAGATGATTCTTCATGCCGCGGAGCTCCCGAACGTCAATTTCGTCGGGCTGCATTTCCATATCGGCTCGCAGATTCTCGACATGGACGATTTCATAGCCCTATGCAACAGGATTAACGAATTGCAGGATCAGCTTGAACAGCACCACATTGCGGTCGCCAGCATCAATGTCGGAGGCGGTCTCGGAGTAGATTATCACCATCCTGACCAGATGCCGATAGCGGATTTCAGGAAATATTTCCGTACCTTTACAAAGTTCCTGAAGTTACGTCCGGGACAGACGCTGCATTTCGAGCCGGGACGCTCTGTCGTCGCCCAGTGCGGCAGCCTCATCACGAGAGTGCTGTACATCAAGCAGGGTGACTTCAAGCAGTTCCTGATAGTGGATGCCGGCATGTCCGACCTTATCCGTCCTGCACTTTATCAGGCATACCATAAGATCGAGAACATAACAAGCGACAGACCGGTCGAGACTTATGACGTAGTCGGACCGATATGCGAGAGCAGCGATACTTTCGGAAAAGCCATCGACCTCCCGGGAAGCGCCCGCGGAGACCTGGTGGCGATACGTTCGGCAGGAGCCTATGGAGAAATAATGGCCTCGGGATACAACTGCAGGTCGCTTCCAAAAGGATATTTCTCTGAGAACATGGACGAATTCGTTGATTAAAGAAATATGAAAAATCTTATCGCTTCTTTAGCACTAGTTATGGCAATCACAGCCTGTTCAGACAAGAATCCATTCGTACAGGAATGGAATACTCCTTATGGTACAGCCCCGTTCAGCAAGATAAGCGAGGCCGACTACAAACCGGCAATACTCAAAGGCATCAAGGAAAGAGCCGCCGAGATCGAGGCTATAGTCTCTAATCCGGAAGCTCCTACTTTCGAGAACACTATCGCTGCCTACGAGCTCAGCGGAGAACTTCTTTCCAAAACTGTCGGAGTGTTCTACAACATTTCCGAATCAGACGCGACTCCTTCAATCCAGGCCCTCGTGGACGAACTCACTCCGGTGCTGACCGCCGCTGAGGACGAGGTCTTCATGAACAAAGCCTTCTTCGAGAGAGTCAAGGCCGTCTATGAGAACAGCTCTGAACTCACCAGGGAGCAGCAGATGGTCACCAAAAAGCTCTACGAGAACTTCGTACGCAACGGTATCGCCCTCGACGAGGCCGGACAGGCAAGATTCAAAGAAATCAATTCGGCTCTCGCTTCTCTCAGCCAGAAGTTCGCCAACAACCTTCTCGCCGAGAACAATGCCTTCAAGGCCGAGACCGGAGTTACCGTATCCGCTTATCCTGACTTCATGACCTCATGCGCCGACAGGGCTGCCCGCGAGAAAGCATTCAAAGCTTATTCATCCCGCGGCAACAACGGCAACGACAACGACAACAACGCCATTGTTCTCGAGATCATGAAACTGCGCACCGAGCAGGCCAATCTTCTCGGCTACAAGACTTCTGCAGATTATCTTCTCGCCAACAAGATGGCCGGCAATCCTGAGACAGTCGACAAGTTCCTCGGTGAAATCATGGCATCTGCCATGAAGAAAGCCAAAGAGGAGATCTATGACATGCAGAAGGTCATGGACGAGGACGTCAAGGCCGGACTTCTTCCTGCCGGCTCAAAGATCCAGCCTTGGGACTGGTTCTACTATGCAGAGAAAGTACGCAGTCGCAAATACGACCTCGACGAGAATCTTACCAAGCCATATTTCCAGGTGGACAGCGTACGAAAAGGCGTATTCTATGCAGCCAACAAGATCTACGGCGTCAATGTCGAAGAGGCTCCTGAGGTAGAAGTCTATAATCCAGATGTCAAGGCTTACAAGCTTACCGATGCTGACGGAAGTCTCCTCGGGATCTTCTATGCCGACTATTTTTCACGCGAGACAAAGAGGGGCGGAGCATGGATGAACAACTTCCGCGACCAGTATGTCAAATCCGACGGCTACGACGTGCGTCCGGTCATCGTGAACGTATGCAACTTCCCTCCTGCTACAGAAGAAACGCCGTCCCTTCTCTCTATCGATAACGTACAGACCGCTTTCCATGAATTCGGCCACGCTCTCCACGGTTTCCTGACCAAGTGCAACTACCGCGACGTGAGCGGCACCTCGGTCACCAGGGATTTCGTAGAGATGTTCTCCCAGTTCAACGAGCACTGGGCTTTCCAAAAAGAGATTCTTGCGCATTATGCCAACGACTACCGTACCGGCGAGCCTATTCCGGAGGATCTGGTGGCCAAGATCGGAAACGCCCTCAAGTTCAACCAGGGATTCATGACCGGAGAACTCTGTGCCGCATCCATCCTCGACATGAAGTGGCATGAGCTTACCGCTGAAGAACTGGCAGGCTTTACCGATGCCCAGTCGATCCGTGATTTCGAGACCAAGGTCTGCAAAGAGATGGGACTTATCGACGAGATCATCCCCCGCTACCGCACGACCTATTTCAACCATATATTCAACAGCGGCTACAGCGCCGGATATTACAGCTACCTCTGGTCAGAGGTGCTTGACTGTGACGCTTTCGAGTATTTCGAGAAGAACGGTATCTACGACAAGTCAATAGCAGACAGATTCCGCCGCACCTTCCTCGAGAGAGGCGGCAGCGAGGAGCCTATGACTCTGTTCTTGGAATTCCGGGGCCAGGAGCCTGATCCGGGCGCACTTCTGCGCAAACGCGGTCTTGAATAGAAATACTACAGGAGAATATCCTCGAGTTTCAGTTTAGGTACATAATGTACCCCGTCCTTACGGTAATACTTGAGGCTCTCCCCTTCCGATACAGGGCGCAGGAAAATACTTTCTGCGCCCTTTCCTATTGCCAAGACGGCAAGAGGACGGTACTGCAGGGAGAATTCCTCAGCCAGTCTGTCGGAATTGAAGGCTTTGATTATAACCCCGTTAAGTCCTTTAGATACGGCCTTGAGAAGCATGCTCTGGAGTGATATACCGAGGTCGATACAGATTATATTGTCTTCCGGAACAGTGCTGCAGACTATTATGAACGCTTCCGGTTCTTTGCCCGGTTCGGGAAGGTGGAGCTCAGGAAGCGCACCGCCGAGCTTTATAAGAGGCAGGACCTTATCCGCACCGGTATCCTTCGTGACAAGACGGAATCTCAGAGCCTGACGATTCATCCCGGAGCCTATAAGAGTATTGACTCCGACTATCTCCCGGAGTTCTTCCTCAGTCACGACGTGGGACTTGTCATATCCACGATAGCTGCGGTTCCGATGCAGCAGCGTATCGATCGAAGGATTGTTGCGCTTAACCACGACTTTCGGTTTCTTGTCGGCTCCGAAGACTTCTTCGAAACGGCTTTCCAGATAGTTATCTGCCATATATACTGCGTTTAAGATACGCGAATTTAGTACAAATTTTGAAATAGCAAATATGTTTCTTATATTTGCCGTAACTATAGACTTAAACGAATTATGAAATCTTTTATCAACACCATGTTGATAACGGCTGCGCTAGTTGCATGCAGTTGCGAAAGAATCTCCAGCCATAAATATGGGGACTCCATCTATTTCACGGCTTCTGCCGAACGATTCGACAAATCCTATACAAAGACTGAATACAGCGGCGTCGTCAACAATGGCGTCGAAAGGATAGACTGGGTCGATGGCGACAGGATAAGCATATATTGCTATCAGGCCGCGGATAACGACAAGAGCTCGAACTATGTGATCAATTCATCCACAATCGCCAGCAACGGAAGATACAGTTCCGCCAGCATCGAACCGGCGGACGGCAACGGACTCCACTGGGGAAGCGGGACTCATTACTTCTATGCCGTCTATCCCGACAACACATTCACGGGCAGCGGGAATACAGCATCGTTATCATGCACAGTGCCGTACAACCAGACCGGTGTCGCAGACATGGACAATGCCTACATGTACGCAATCCAGTCGGTATCTCCGACAGACCCGGCAGTCGTGCTTCTGGACTTCAATCCGATGTTCACCGCATACGAATTCACCGTATCCGGGGACGCTGCCATGACCATAACAGACGTTGTCCTGTCTTCCGTTTCAGGCAATCTGTCCGGCAATTTCACGGCTACGATGAGGACTTCCGGAATCTCATACTCATACGGTTCCGGCACAAACGACAACAAGGTCCATGTCGACCTCAGCGGCATTTCCGACAAGACGGTCGGTCCGTCCAAGAGCATGACATTCACCGTCCTGGCCCCGCCGGCCGATGTCTCCGGAATGAGAGCGAAATTCACCACCTCGGAGTACGGAGTACGCCAGATATCGATGAGAAATGCGGACAAGTCGGACATTGTCTTCAATGGCTCCCACAAGATAAAGATATCCGGGCTTGAGATTCCTAACTATGTCTGGGTCGATATTGTAGCACAAGACGACACTACAAACACCTATGAGCCGTTCACTTCGAAGCCGTATATCGACTTCTCCACCGATACCGACCAGGGTTTCGAGGAAGGTGAATATGCCGGAGAACAGATAGACTTCCCTATCTCGGGGAACGTCAACGAGGCGCTTCTTGTGGACTTCGATGCAAACCAGCAGCATCTGGATGCATTCCAGAATGCTCTGGATTCCGGTGAAACTCTGTATCTTATCGTCCGTTACTATGTCGCCAAGGATAACAACTGGAGCAACTGTAACTACTGGCTCCATGTCCAGCTATACGGATTCGGTCTTGCTTATCAGGAACAGCAGAACTTCCAGCCAGTAAATCCGCCTCAGATCGAGCGTCACACCGTAAAACTGGAGTTGACGCAGGAAATGGTGAACTTCCTGAAGACATATAACAGATACAACAATCATGAAGGAATGTTCCATGTACGAGGCGGCGGAAACATTACCATAGAGGGAATTTATGTCGATGTAGAAGACTAAATGCTTTGATTTTCAATTATTAGTTTATAAATTTGCTCTGTTGGAGTAGAAAAAAGAGTAAGAATTTATAAACTGATGATTAATTCTAAGTATTGCACATTGCTACTTGCATCTACTGTAATACTTCTTACAGGCTGTAGCAAGATTCCAGGCCACCACTATGGAGACTCGGTATCATTCTCCGCATCTTCTGAGAAATACAAATCAAAGACAAAGACTGAATATAGCGGCACTGTATCCGGCGGTATCGAAAGAATCAACTGGGTTGATGGCGACCGTATCTCAGTATACTGCGATCAGGTTTCCGATGCCGTCAAGAGCTCGGATTATGTCATAGACGCACCGACTATCACCAACAGCGGAAGATACAGCTCCGCCAGTATCGTCCCTGCCAACGGCAACGGTCTGCACTGGGGCAACGGTTCCCACAGATTCTACGCAATGTACCCTTCCGGAGGTATCACAAAGAGCGGCAACAACGTAGTGATGTCCGGAAGCATTCCTGCGACCCAGACCGGAGTCCCGAATATGGATTACGCATACATGTATGCAGTCGCCACTGCGAGCGAGGACGATCCGGCCCTTGTCCAGCTGGCGTTCCAGCCGATGTTCTCCGCCTATGAGTTCGAGGTGACCGCGGATGCTGCGATGGAGCTGCAGAGCGTAGTCCTCACTTCGACCACCGGCAATCTCTCGGGTAATTTCACCGCGAGATTCAATGGCACGACTCCGTCTTTCAGCTATACCAGCAGCAGCAACAACCAGAGGATCACCGTAGATCTCAGCGGTATCCCTGACAAGACGATAAACAAGACAAAGAGCGTCAAGTTCACGGCTTTAGCTCCGCCTAACAACATGGAAGGAGTTATCGCCAAATTCAATCTTAGGAACAAGGGCGCGAGACTTCTGTCTCTGAAAAACGCCGACAAATCCGATATAGTATTTACCGGAGGAAGGAAGTTCAAGATCTTTGGAATCGAGATTCCGGAGAAAGTCTGGAACGACGTGGTAGCCGATGAGGACGAAACCGAGACGTACGAGCACTTCACGTCAAAGCCTTATATCGACTTCACGACCGATACCGACCAGGGCTTCGAAGTCGGAGAGCACGCAGGAGAGCAGATTGACTTCCCTATCACCTCATACAATATCAACCAGCCTTTGCTTATCGATATCGACGCCAATAACGAGCATATCAATGCCTTCGAAGACGCGATGGCTGCCGGAGAGAAGCTGTTTTTCTATATCCGCTATTTCGTCGAGCCTAACCAGTATTACTACTGGCTTCATGTTGAGCTTCTTGGACCTAACGAAAGGTACAACCAGATACAGTACCTGCTCAAGGAGGAAGTCAACTTCAATCCTCCTACCGACAGGCGTATCAAATACCAGAAAAAGATTGAACTGACCAAGGCGGATATCGACCGTATGCGTGACGAGAACGGTACGACATACCACGAAGGTCTGTTCCACGTACGAGGCGGAAACATTACAATCGAAGGTATCTATATCGACGTTGACGACGGGAGCTAGTCGACGTATCGGAACTCCATATAGGTAGCGCCCTGCTCAGAACCGAACAGACCGCCTATATATCCGATAAGGTCGCCTTTCTGCACCTTGCCCTCGGCCGCAAGAATTCCTATCGCCTTTTCG
Encoded proteins:
- a CDS encoding Fimbrillin-like is translated as MINSKYCTLLLASTVILLTGCSKIPGHHYGDSVSFSASSEKYKSKTKTEYSGTVSGGIERINWVDGDRISVYCDQVSDAVKSSDYVIDAPTITNSGRYSSASIVPANGNGLHWGNGSHRFYAMYPSGGITKSGNNVVMSGSIPATQTGVPNMDYAYMYAVATASEDDPALVQLAFQPMFSAYEFEVTADAAMELQSVVLTSTTGNLSGNFTARFNGTTPSFSYTSSSNNQRITVDLSGIPDKTINKTKSVKFTALAPPNNMEGVIAKFNLRNKGARLLSLKNADKSDIVFTGGRKFKIFGIEIPEKVWNDVVADEDETETYEHFTSKPYIDFTTDTDQGFEVGEHAGEQIDFPITSYNINQPLLIDIDANNEHINAFEDAMAAGEKLFFYIRYFVEPNQYYYWLHVELLGPNERYNQIQYLLKEEVNFNPPTDRRIKYQKKIELTKADIDRMRDENGTTYHEGLFHVRGGNITIEGIYIDVDDGS
- a CDS encoding diaminopimelate decarboxylase — its product is MAERFPIDKLQLIETPFYYYDTELLRETLETIKAEIRNYPGYHVHYAVKANANPKILKIIREAGFGADCVSGGEIKAAIQAGFPAGSIVYAGVGKSDWEINLGLDLGIGCFNVESLPELEIISALAKGRGTTANVAFRINPNVGAHTHPNITTGYAENKFGIPMRDMEEMILHAAELPNVNFVGLHFHIGSQILDMDDFIALCNRINELQDQLEQHHIAVASINVGGGLGVDYHHPDQMPIADFRKYFRTFTKFLKLRPGQTLHFEPGRSVVAQCGSLITRVLYIKQGDFKQFLIVDAGMSDLIRPALYQAYHKIENITSDRPVETYDVVGPICESSDTFGKAIDLPGSARGDLVAIRSAGAYGEIMASGYNCRSLPKGYFSENMDEFVD
- a CDS encoding Nitroreductase, translating into MADNYLESRFEEVFGADKKPKVVVKRNNPSIDTLLHRNRSYRGYDKSHVVTEEELREIVGVNTLIGSGMNRQALRFRLVTKDTGADKVLPLIKLGGALPELHLPEPGKEPEAFIIVCSTVPEDNIICIDLGISLQSMLLKAVSKGLNGVIIKAFNSDRLAEEFSLQYRPLAVLAIGKGAESIFLRPVSEGESLKYYRKDGVHYVPKLKLEDILL
- a CDS encoding aspartate kinase codes for the protein MKVMKFGGTSVGTPERMKSVAELVAKSDEPVFLVLSAMSGTTNALVEVGDYLYKKNPEGANDILKNLEKKYYGHIDELLSTEKARSDAKEFLKSEFKYIRSFTKDIFTSFEEKSIVAQGEVMSTGMMAAYMKETGKDAVLLSALDFMRIDKNGEPDMPYIREKLTEVMKKNAGHQIYITQGFICRNSYGEIDNLQRGGSDYTASLVGAALEASEIQIWTDIDGMHNNDPRVVDHTEPVRQLNFEEAAELAYFGAKILHPTCIQPAKFAGIPVRLKNTMDPDAPGTIIDNVMMRGTIKAVAAKDNITAIKIRSSRMLLATGFLRKVFEIFESYQTPIDMIATSEVGVSMSIDDTTHLSEIVDELKKFGTITVDNGMCIVCVVGDLDWSNVGFETLATDAMKDIPVCMISYGGSDCNISFLIKSVDKKRALQSLSDTLFKKK
- a CDS encoding peptidyl-dipeptidase Dcp, translated to MKNLIASLALVMAITACSDKNPFVQEWNTPYGTAPFSKISEADYKPAILKGIKERAAEIEAIVSNPEAPTFENTIAAYELSGELLSKTVGVFYNISESDATPSIQALVDELTPVLTAAEDEVFMNKAFFERVKAVYENSSELTREQQMVTKKLYENFVRNGIALDEAGQARFKEINSALASLSQKFANNLLAENNAFKAETGVTVSAYPDFMTSCADRAAREKAFKAYSSRGNNGNDNDNNAIVLEIMKLRTEQANLLGYKTSADYLLANKMAGNPETVDKFLGEIMASAMKKAKEEIYDMQKVMDEDVKAGLLPAGSKIQPWDWFYYAEKVRSRKYDLDENLTKPYFQVDSVRKGVFYAANKIYGVNVEEAPEVEVYNPDVKAYKLTDADGSLLGIFYADYFSRETKRGGAWMNNFRDQYVKSDGYDVRPVIVNVCNFPPATEETPSLLSIDNVQTAFHEFGHALHGFLTKCNYRDVSGTSVTRDFVEMFSQFNEHWAFQKEILAHYANDYRTGEPIPEDLVAKIGNALKFNQGFMTGELCAASILDMKWHELTAEELAGFTDAQSIRDFETKVCKEMGLIDEIIPRYRTTYFNHIFNSGYSAGYYSYLWSEVLDCDAFEYFEKNGIYDKSIADRFRRTFLERGGSEEPMTLFLEFRGQEPDPGALLRKRGLE